In one window of Escherichia coli DSM 30083 = JCM 1649 = ATCC 11775 DNA:
- a CDS encoding terminase endonuclease subunit, giving the protein MTSPAQRHMMRVSAAMTAQREAAPLRHATVYEQMLVKLAADQRTLKAIYSKELKAAKKRELLPFWLPWVNGVLEQGKGAQDDILMTVMLWRLDTGDIAGALEIARYALKYGLTMPGKHRRTPPYMFTEEVALAAMRAHAAGESVDTRLLTETLELTAAADMPDEVRAKLHKITGLFLRDGGDAAGALAHLQRATQLDCQAGVKKEIERLERELKPKPEPQPKAATRATRKTRSVTPAKRGRPKKKAS; this is encoded by the coding sequence ATGACGAGTCCCGCACAGCGCCACATGATGCGGGTCTCGGCAGCGATGACCGCGCAGCGGGAAGCCGCCCCGCTGCGACATGCAACTGTCTATGAGCAGATGCTGGTCAAGCTGGCCGCAGACCAGCGCACACTGAAAGCGATTTATTCAAAAGAGCTGAAGGCCGCGAAAAAGCGCGAACTGCTGCCGTTCTGGTTGCCGTGGGTGAACGGCGTGCTGGAGCAGGGCAAAGGCGCACAGGATGACATTCTGATGACGGTCATGCTGTGGCGTCTGGATACCGGCGATATTGCCGGTGCGCTGGAGATTGCCCGTTATGCCCTGAAATACGGTCTGACCATGCCGGGTAAACACCGCCGCACCCCGCCGTATATGTTCACCGAGGAGGTCGCGCTCGCGGCCATGCGCGCCCACGCGGCCGGTGAGTCTGTGGATACCCGCCTGCTGACGGAGACCCTTGAACTGACTGCCGCTGCTGACATGCCTGATGAAGTGCGCGCAAAGCTGCACAAAATCACCGGTCTGTTTCTGCGTGACGGTGGTGATGCCGCCGGTGCGCTGGCTCACCTGCAACGTGCGACACAGCTCGACTGTCAGGCAGGCGTCAAAAAAGAGATTGAGCGACTGGAGCGGGAGCTGAAACCTAAGCCGGAGCCGCAACCCAAAGCGGCCACCCGTGCCACGCGTAAGACCCGGAGCGTGACACCGGCAAAACGTGGACGCCCGAAAAAGAAAGCCAGTTAA
- a CDS encoding phage major capsid protein, P2 family yields the protein MRQETRFKFNAYLSRVAELNGIDAGDVSKKFTVEPSVTQTLMNTMQESSDFLTRINIVPVSEMKGEKIGIGVTGSIASTTDTAGGTERQPKDFSKLASNKYECDQINFDFYIRYKTLDLWARYQDFQLRIRNAIIKRQSLDFIMAGFNGVKRAETSDRNSNPMLQDVAVGWLQKYRNEAPARVMSKVTDEEGHTTSEVIRVGKGGDYASLDALVMDATNNLIEPWYQEDPDLVVIVGRQLLADKYFPIVNKEQDNSEMLAADVIISQKRIGNLPAVRVPYFPADAMLITKLENLSIYYMDDSHRRVIVENPKLDRVENYESMNIDYVVEDYAAGCLVEKIKVGDFSTPAKATAEPGA from the coding sequence ATGCGCCAGGAAACCCGCTTTAAATTTAATGCCTACCTGTCCCGTGTTGCCGAGCTGAACGGCATCGACGCCGGTGATGTGTCGAAAAAATTCACCGTTGAACCGTCGGTCACCCAGACCCTGATGAACACCATGCAGGAGTCCTCTGACTTTCTGACCCGCATCAACATTGTGCCGGTCAGCGAAATGAAAGGGGAAAAAATTGGTATCGGTGTCACCGGCTCCATCGCCAGCACCACCGACACCGCCGGTGGCACCGAGCGTCAGCCGAAGGACTTCTCGAAGCTGGCGTCTAACAAGTACGAATGCGACCAGATTAACTTCGATTTTTATATCCGCTACAAAACGCTGGACCTGTGGGCGCGTTATCAGGATTTCCAGCTCCGTATCCGTAACGCCATTATCAAACGCCAGTCCCTTGATTTCATCATGGCCGGTTTTAACGGCGTGAAGCGTGCAGAAACCTCTGACCGCAACAGTAATCCGATGTTGCAGGATGTGGCGGTCGGCTGGCTGCAGAAATACCGCAATGAAGCCCCGGCGCGTGTGATGAGCAAGGTCACTGACGAGGAAGGTCACACGACCTCTGAGGTCATCCGCGTGGGTAAGGGCGGTGATTATGCCAGCCTTGATGCACTGGTGATGGATGCGACCAACAACCTGATTGAACCGTGGTATCAGGAAGACCCTGACCTTGTGGTGATTGTGGGGCGTCAGCTACTGGCGGACAAGTATTTCCCCATCGTTAACAAGGAGCAGGACAACAGCGAAATGCTGGCCGCTGACGTCATCATCAGCCAGAAACGCATCGGTAACCTGCCGGCGGTACGCGTCCCGTACTTCCCGGCGGATGCGATGCTCATCACGAAGCTGGAAAACCTGTCCATCTACTACATGGATGACAGCCATCGCCGCGTGATTGTGGAAAACCCGAAACTCGACCGCGTGGAGAACTACGAGTCAATGAACATTGATTACGTGGTGGAAGACTACGCCGCCGGTTGTCTGGTGGAAAAAATTAAGGTCGGTGATTTCTCCACACCGGCTAAGGCGACCGCAGAGCCGGGAGCGTAA
- a CDS encoding tail protein X: MKTFALQGDTLDAICVRYYGRTEGVVETVLAANPGLAELGAVLPHGSAVELPDVQTAPVAETVNLWE, encoded by the coding sequence ATGAAGACCTTTGCGCTACAGGGCGACACGCTCGACGCCATTTGTGTCCGGTATTACGGGCGCACTGAGGGCGTGGTTGAGACCGTGCTCGCCGCAAATCCGGGACTGGCTGAACTGGGTGCGGTGCTGCCACATGGCTCCGCCGTCGAACTGCCCGACGTTCAGACCGCGCCCGTGGCTGAAACTGTCAATCTGTGGGAGTAA
- a CDS encoding DNZ54_00345 family protein, with product MKKLSLSLMLNVSLALMLALSLIYPQSVAVSFVATWAILATVICVVAGGVGVYATEYVLERYGRELPPESLAVKIVTSLFLQPVPWRRRAAALVVMVATFISLVAAGWIFTALIYLVASLFFRLIRKACRQRLEGRELCQS from the coding sequence ATGAAGAAATTATCCCTTTCACTGATGCTGAACGTGTCGCTGGCGCTGATGCTGGCACTGTCCCTGATTTACCCGCAGAGCGTGGCCGTCAGTTTTGTCGCCACCTGGGCGATTCTGGCGACGGTTATCTGTGTGGTTGCCGGTGGTGTCGGCGTGTATGCCACGGAGTATGTGCTGGAACGCTACGGGCGGGAGCTGCCGCCGGAATCGCTGGCCGTGAAGATTGTCACGTCGCTGTTTTTGCAGCCGGTGCCGTGGCGCAGACGGGCGGCGGCTCTGGTGGTGATGGTGGCGACGTTTATCTCGCTGGTCGCTGCCGGGTGGATTTTTACCGCGCTGATTTATCTTGTGGCGTCGCTGTTTTTCCGGCTGATACGTAAAGCCTGTCGTCAGCGTCTTGAGGGGCGGGAACTATGTCAAAGCTGA
- a CDS encoding head completion/stabilization protein produces MMTLIIPRKEAPVSGEGTVVIPQPAGDEPVIKNTFFFPDIDPKRVRERMRLEQTVAPARLREAIKSGMAETNAELYEYREQKIAAGFTRLADVPADDIDGESIKVFYYERAVCAMATASLYERYRGVDASAKGDKKADSIDSTIDELWRDMRWAVARIQDKPRCIVSQI; encoded by the coding sequence ATGATGACGCTGATTATTCCGCGAAAGGAGGCTCCCGTGTCCGGTGAGGGTACGGTGGTCATCCCGCAACCGGCAGGCGACGAGCCGGTGATTAAAAACACGTTCTTTTTTCCCGATATCGACCCGAAGCGCGTCCGGGAACGTATGCGCCTTGAGCAGACCGTCGCCCCCGCCCGTCTGCGTGAGGCCATCAAGTCAGGCATGGCGGAAACAAATGCGGAGCTGTACGAGTACCGCGAACAGAAAATTGCCGCCGGTTTTACGCGTCTGGCGGACGTTCCGGCGGACGATATCGACGGTGAAAGTATCAAAGTTTTTTACTACGAGCGCGCCGTGTGTGCGATGGCGACCGCGTCGCTTTATGAGCGTTACCGCGGCGTGGATGCCAGTGCGAAAGGAGACAAGAAGGCCGACAGCATTGACAGCACCATTGATGAGCTGTGGCGGGATATGCGCTGGGCAGTGGCGCGCATCCAGGACAAGCCGCGCTGCATCGTGAGTCAAATCTGA
- a CDS encoding phage holin family protein has protein sequence MTAEEKSVLSLFMIGVLIVVGKVLAGGEPITPRLFIGRMLLGGFVSMVAGVVLVQFPDLSLPAVCGIGSMLGIAGYQVIEIAIQRRFKGRGKP, from the coding sequence ATGACAGCAGAAGAAAAAAGCGTCCTGTCGCTTTTCATGATTGGGGTGCTGATTGTTGTCGGCAAGGTGCTTGCCGGTGGTGAACCCATCACCCCGCGTCTGTTTATCGGGCGCATGTTGCTCGGTGGTTTTGTCTCGATGGTTGCCGGTGTTGTTCTGGTGCAGTTTCCTGACCTGTCACTGCCTGCGGTGTGCGGCATCGGCTCCATGCTGGGTATCGCCGGTTATCAGGTGATTGAGATTGCCATTCAGCGCCGCTTTAAGGGCAGGGGGAAACCGTAA
- a CDS encoding glycoside hydrolase family 104 protein, which translates to MPVINTHQNIAAFLDMLAVSEGTANHPLTKNRGYDVIVTGLDGKPEIFTDYSDHPFAHGRPAKVFNRRGEKSTASGRYQQLYLFWPHYRKQLALPDFSPLSQDRLAIQLIRERGALDDVRAGRIERAISRCRNIWASLPGAGYGQREHSLEKLVTVWRTAGGVPA; encoded by the coding sequence ATGCCGGTAATTAACACGCATCAGAATATCGCCGCCTTTCTCGACATGCTGGCAGTGTCCGAAGGGACGGCGAACCATCCGCTGACGAAAAACCGGGGCTATGACGTGATAGTCACCGGACTGGACGGAAAGCCGGAAATTTTCACCGACTACAGTGACCACCCGTTCGCGCATGGCCGACCGGCGAAGGTGTTTAACCGTCGCGGTGAAAAATCCACGGCCTCCGGTCGCTATCAGCAGCTTTACCTGTTCTGGCCGCATTACCGCAAACAGCTTGCCCTGCCGGATTTCAGTCCGTTGTCACAGGACAGACTTGCCATTCAGTTGATCCGCGAACGCGGTGCACTGGATGACGTCCGGGCGGGACGTATTGAGCGCGCCATTTCACGCTGTCGCAATATCTGGGCGTCCCTGCCGGGTGCCGGTTACGGTCAGCGTGAGCATTCACTGGAAAAACTGGTCACCGTCTGGCGTACCGCTGGCGGCGTACCGGCTTAA
- a CDS encoding GPO family capsid scaffolding protein: protein MAKKVSKFFRIGVEGDTCDGRVISAQDIQEMAETFDPRVYGCRINLEHLRGILPDGIFKRYGDVAELKAEKIDDDSALKGKWALFAKITPTDDLIAMNKAAQKVYTSMEIQPNFANTGKCYLVGLAVTDDPASLGTEYLEFCRTAKHNPLNRFKLSPENLISVATPVELEFEDLPETVFTVLTEKVKSIFGRKQASDDARLNDVHEAVTAVAEHVQEKLSATEQRLAEMETAFSALKQEVTDRADETSQAFTRLKNSLDHTESLTQQRRSKATGGGGDALMTNC from the coding sequence ATGGCAAAAAAAGTCTCAAAATTCTTTCGTATCGGCGTTGAGGGTGACACCTGTGACGGGCGTGTCATCAGTGCGCAGGATATTCAGGAAATGGCTGAAACCTTTGACCCGCGTGTCTACGGTTGCCGCATTAACCTGGAACATCTGCGCGGCATCCTGCCTGACGGTATTTTTAAACGTTATGGCGATGTGGCCGAACTTAAGGCCGAAAAGATTGACGATGATTCGGCGCTGAAAGGCAAATGGGCGCTGTTTGCGAAAATCACCCCGACCGATGACCTTATCGCGATGAACAAGGCCGCGCAGAAGGTCTACACCTCAATGGAAATTCAGCCGAACTTTGCCAACACCGGCAAATGTTATCTGGTGGGTCTGGCCGTCACCGATGACCCGGCAAGCCTCGGCACGGAATACCTGGAATTCTGCCGCACGGCAAAACACAACCCCCTGAACCGCTTCAAATTAAGCCCTGAAAACCTGATTTCAGTGGCAACGCCTGTTGAGCTGGAATTTGAAGACCTGCCTGAAACAGTGTTCACCGTCCTGACCGAAAAGGTGAAGTCCATTTTTGGCCGCAAACAGGCCAGCGATGATGCCCGTCTGAATGACGTGCATGAAGCGGTGACCGCTGTTGCTGAACATGTGCAGGAAAAACTGAGCGCCACTGAGCAGCGCCTCGCTGAGATGGAAACCGCCTTTTCCGCACTTAAGCAGGAGGTGACTGACAGGGCGGATGAAACCAGCCAGGCATTCACCCGCCTGAAAAACAGTCTCGACCACACCGAAAGTCTGACCCAGCAGCGCCGCAGCAAGGCCACCGGTGGTGGCGGTGACGCCCTGATGACGAACTGCTGA